In one window of Cellulophaga sp. HaHa_2_95 DNA:
- a CDS encoding RNA polymerase sigma factor, whose translation MNKTDFRRTVFSLSERLFPMVSRMLGSSANAEDAIQDIMMKLWEKRKRIADHPNIQGLVFSTARNHCIDILRKKTLANHDASFQLEILKSENDSEELEWKELRGIIKKIVASLPEQQREVILMRDLDGYEFTEIASAMQLKVEHVRVLLSRARKVVSVQLEKTYDYGRE comes from the coding sequence ATGAATAAAACCGATTTTAGACGTACTGTATTTTCATTATCTGAACGCTTGTTTCCGATGGTTTCACGAATGCTTGGAAGTAGTGCAAATGCTGAAGATGCTATTCAGGATATTATGATGAAACTCTGGGAAAAACGAAAGCGTATCGCCGACCACCCTAATATTCAGGGTTTGGTGTTTTCCACAGCGCGCAATCATTGTATTGATATACTTAGAAAGAAAACCTTAGCTAATCATGATGCTTCTTTTCAATTAGAGATCCTGAAATCAGAAAATGATAGCGAAGAACTGGAGTGGAAAGAGCTAAGGGGTATTATAAAAAAAATTGTTGCTAGTTTACCGGAGCAACAAAGAGAAGTGATACTGATGCGAGACTTAGATGGTTATGAGTTTACCGAAATAGCCTCCGCAATGCAACTTAAAGTTGAACATGTAAGGGTTTTGTTATCGCGAGCAAGAAAGGTGGTAAGTGTACAATTGGAAAAAACGTATGATTATGGAAGAGAATAA
- a CDS encoding DUF3891 family protein: MIVRHHTDGWKIISHYTHALLAGKFAYQLKQELRYSHWVETLTAITDHDDHMVDFDATNYLTNVGTPRDFMMDGGYERDAIKHAKKLYAASEQKSGWIVLLIARHLQFLYGNDSNQEMKQFLADRAEKSKTLRKLYGIDKKTEDDLYSILLFCDRLSLIICGEEVPETGRKLEINTSINNKTYSINRNADGTFQVTPWIFEDNSFEVDFEYKILNQVNFESNQELKEVLESSAVKLQKIRFKNSN; the protein is encoded by the coding sequence ATGATTGTTAGGCACCATACCGATGGATGGAAAATTATTTCGCATTATACACACGCGTTATTGGCGGGCAAATTTGCCTATCAATTAAAACAAGAATTGCGGTATTCTCATTGGGTAGAAACGCTAACGGCCATCACCGATCATGACGATCATATGGTAGATTTTGATGCAACCAATTACTTGACCAACGTAGGGACGCCTAGAGATTTTATGATGGATGGTGGCTATGAAAGAGATGCTATTAAACACGCAAAAAAATTATATGCGGCATCTGAGCAAAAATCTGGGTGGATTGTTTTACTAATCGCTCGGCATTTACAATTCCTGTATGGAAATGATTCCAACCAAGAAATGAAACAATTCTTGGCAGATAGGGCTGAAAAAAGTAAAACACTGCGAAAACTGTATGGGATCGATAAAAAAACTGAAGATGATTTGTATAGCATCCTGCTTTTTTGTGATAGGCTATCACTCATTATTTGTGGAGAAGAGGTTCCTGAAACGGGGCGGAAATTGGAGATCAACACGTCAATAAATAACAAGACTTACAGCATCAACCGGAATGCAGATGGCACCTTCCAAGTGACTCCTTGGATTTTTGAAGATAACAGCTTTGAAGTCGATTTTGAGTATAAAATTCTGAATCAAGTAAATTTTGAATCTAACCAAGAACTAAAAGAAGTTTTGGAATCATCAGCCGTGAAACTACAGAAAATAAGGTTTAAAAATTCAAATTAA
- a CDS encoding ATP-dependent helicase, whose product MHITEELNQGQLKAVTYEGQHLLVLAGAGTGKTRTIIARAAHLIASGVDPSKIQILTFTKKAANEIVERVKASLPQSNSKAINGATFHSWCNQLILKYPNLFGAAAFTVIDPDDQLGIMKMMSGTHADSYGKLRIKPQQLLDIYSYARNTKKNLTESIRILLFKSRTDKDTDYEIAAMKPHVEVLLRAYQQKKMEQRYLDYDDLLLVVATQLKTNADARELLAQNLEYLLVDEMQDTNPLQWELLSPFVEICKLFCVGDDAQSIYSFRGADFKNVHQFKDRVKNSEVYKLEKNYRSTQEILDLSNWLLDHATIDYNKRLAAVRGSGEIPIIVNVSDEWQEANWIADEILKNYTDEDRSFSDHLILSRSQYYTKSLQAVFIRRKIPYVTYGGRKFLQAAHIKDLVSLLRIVNNPYDEIAWVRFLTFWEGIGEVRASRIMAAIIADEGKTDIATLLAANISGSDGQIISELYQAVTQEKGKVGKMVEISYEAMALGLAFKYRKDWTEKRKADFPVLKLLAESYSSLGEFIGEGLLDNAEKMNGANVLTESKLSTDEQKDHVIISTIHSAKGLEADVCIVLNVSPKSFPSAYSLDDIDAIEEDRRVLYVALTRAKNRLIITRNTASISAVHARSTPTQDGKNTDDAETYFLTGLPEALVKQETVGHQFNSVKDAPQPNTIDLSSGMDFN is encoded by the coding sequence ATGCATATAACTGAAGAACTTAATCAGGGACAACTAAAAGCGGTTACCTATGAGGGCCAACATCTACTGGTACTTGCCGGAGCAGGTACCGGAAAAACACGTACTATTATTGCACGTGCTGCGCACCTCATTGCTTCTGGCGTTGATCCTTCAAAAATACAAATTCTAACCTTTACTAAAAAGGCTGCTAATGAAATAGTAGAACGTGTAAAGGCTAGTTTACCCCAATCTAATAGCAAGGCTATTAATGGTGCTACATTTCATTCCTGGTGTAATCAATTAATATTAAAATATCCTAATTTATTTGGTGCTGCTGCCTTTACAGTCATTGATCCGGACGATCAGTTAGGAATTATGAAAATGATGTCTGGCACTCACGCGGATAGCTATGGGAAATTGCGGATTAAACCCCAGCAACTTCTAGATATCTACTCGTATGCTAGAAATACAAAGAAGAACTTAACGGAATCTATACGTATTCTTCTTTTTAAAAGTAGGACGGATAAGGATACGGATTATGAGATTGCTGCGATGAAACCCCATGTGGAAGTCCTTTTGCGTGCCTATCAGCAAAAGAAAATGGAACAACGCTATTTAGATTATGATGATCTCTTATTGGTGGTGGCTACACAGTTAAAAACAAATGCTGATGCTCGGGAGCTACTAGCTCAAAACTTGGAATACCTACTTGTTGATGAAATGCAAGATACCAATCCGCTACAGTGGGAACTATTATCGCCTTTCGTAGAAATATGTAAACTATTCTGTGTTGGAGATGACGCGCAATCTATTTATTCTTTTCGAGGAGCCGATTTTAAAAATGTTCATCAATTTAAAGATCGGGTAAAAAATTCTGAAGTCTATAAATTAGAAAAGAACTACAGGTCTACCCAAGAAATTTTAGATCTCTCTAATTGGTTGTTAGACCATGCTACTATAGATTATAACAAACGTTTAGCAGCAGTACGTGGTAGCGGCGAAATACCAATTATTGTTAATGTGAGTGATGAGTGGCAAGAAGCAAATTGGATTGCGGATGAAATTTTGAAGAATTATACGGACGAGGACCGTAGCTTTTCAGACCACTTGATTTTATCACGGTCACAGTATTACACTAAATCCTTACAAGCCGTTTTTATTAGGCGAAAAATACCGTATGTCACCTATGGCGGGCGGAAATTTCTACAGGCTGCTCATATAAAAGATTTAGTGTCTTTACTACGGATTGTAAATAACCCTTATGATGAAATAGCATGGGTTCGGTTTCTAACGTTCTGGGAAGGTATCGGTGAAGTTAGAGCTTCACGAATCATGGCTGCCATCATTGCAGACGAAGGAAAAACGGATATCGCCACCTTATTGGCTGCAAATATTTCTGGATCTGATGGTCAAATAATATCAGAACTGTACCAGGCGGTTACTCAAGAAAAAGGAAAGGTGGGTAAAATGGTGGAGATCTCCTATGAAGCTATGGCACTAGGTTTAGCATTTAAATACAGAAAAGATTGGACCGAAAAGCGTAAGGCTGATTTTCCCGTGCTTAAATTATTGGCTGAAAGCTATTCTAGTTTAGGGGAGTTTATAGGAGAAGGTCTATTAGATAATGCCGAAAAAATGAATGGCGCTAATGTATTGACGGAGTCGAAATTAAGTACAGATGAACAAAAAGATCATGTGATTATTTCTACCATCCACTCTGCAAAAGGTTTAGAGGCAGATGTATGTATTGTGCTGAATGTATCCCCAAAATCTTTTCCATCTGCTTATTCTCTGGACGATATTGATGCCATAGAGGAAGATCGTCGGGTGTTGTATGTAGCGCTTACGCGTGCAAAAAACAGATTGATCATTACCAGAAACACCGCATCTATTTCAGCAGTTCATGCAAGGTCTACCCCTACGCAGGATGGAAAAAATACCGATGATGCGGAAACCTATTTTTTAACAGGCCTGCCGGAAGCACTGGTGAAACAGGAGACTGTTGGGCATCAATTTAATAGCGTCAAAGATGCGCCCCAACCTAACACCATTGACTTATCGTCTGGGATGGACTTTAATTAA
- a CDS encoding PA2169 family four-helix-bundle protein gives MNSDIKEIETKINSIIQKNEDAIMGYEKAAENAKGIGLQSYFSNKALERKNFLISLKSAAPALNLREDIDGSVTGALHRTWMDIKAAFSSDDDEAMLEEAIRGDKAAIEEYNEVLSDVHLPVAIATLIRQQITWIREDLEKIKSLEDVM, from the coding sequence ATGAATTCAGATATAAAAGAGATTGAAACTAAAATCAATTCAATAATCCAGAAGAACGAAGATGCTATAATGGGCTATGAAAAAGCAGCCGAAAATGCAAAGGGAATTGGACTCCAAAGCTATTTTAGTAATAAAGCATTGGAACGAAAAAATTTCCTTATCAGTTTAAAATCTGCGGCACCTGCTCTTAATTTAAGAGAGGATATAGACGGCAGTGTAACTGGCGCCTTGCACCGCACTTGGATGGATATTAAAGCGGCATTTTCTAGTGACGATGATGAAGCTATGCTCGAAGAAGCTATTAGGGGAGACAAAGCTGCCATTGAAGAATATAATGAAGTATTATCAGATGTGCATTTACCCGTAGCCATCGCGACGCTTATAAGACAGCAAATAACATGGATTAGAGAAGATTTAGAAAAAATTAAATCTTTAGAAGATGTCATGTAA
- a CDS encoding exonuclease domain-containing protein, translating into MSNKNYAVISMINYGRKPIYFRTVGIVIHKFIGGDWTCVLSTRINPEERIPLYLQEATGLTDLALLNAPSFSEVADTLLKELQGCILVGHNVSFLQYHLKTQFRHISYAFDMPQICTVRLSKKLIPNMTSYELPYLSGVLGIPYDAAASLEESNEATSALFQRLLALDENEEIITALLHPKPKLNYRIPKHITEVQLDRLPKTPGIYKFQNKDKEVIYVGKAKDIKKRVLSHFTATTEKELLLCNATYFIDFEPMGSELLALLREADLIIKFDPYYNYIQKKKHITYLIVPIRNKKGILQLKVERRPFQHTPTEIFLKRSLAIERLAQLTEKFELCPSYTGVHSVKTKCSTVSFNSCKGICREEESLEAYNDRVAQALDHLNNENENFVVFEKGRSSQEKGVVLILHGVYQGFGFVDKNELIQGTSDLLHVIDAKEHSYHSAKIISAYRKRNPYKIKLLDSEK; encoded by the coding sequence ATGTCTAATAAAAACTACGCGGTCATTTCTATGATTAACTATGGCCGCAAACCTATATATTTCAGAACCGTAGGTATCGTAATCCATAAATTTATTGGTGGAGATTGGACGTGTGTACTTTCTACTAGGATTAATCCAGAAGAGCGTATCCCCTTATACCTCCAAGAGGCAACAGGCCTAACAGATTTAGCATTGTTAAATGCACCAAGTTTTTCAGAAGTTGCCGATACCCTTCTGAAAGAACTTCAAGGCTGTATTTTAGTAGGGCACAATGTTTCATTTTTGCAGTATCATTTGAAAACGCAATTTCGGCATATAAGCTATGCTTTTGATATGCCCCAAATATGTACCGTGAGACTTTCTAAGAAATTGATTCCGAATATGACATCCTATGAATTGCCTTATCTATCTGGGGTCTTAGGGATTCCCTATGATGCAGCGGCTTCATTAGAGGAGTCTAATGAAGCCACGAGCGCCCTTTTTCAAAGGTTGCTAGCTTTAGATGAAAACGAAGAAATAATAACAGCACTGCTTCACCCTAAGCCAAAATTAAACTACCGGATTCCTAAGCATATCACCGAGGTGCAATTGGATCGATTGCCTAAGACCCCGGGAATTTATAAGTTTCAAAATAAGGATAAAGAAGTTATCTATGTAGGAAAAGCTAAAGACATAAAAAAGAGAGTTTTAAGTCACTTTACGGCTACAACAGAAAAAGAATTGCTGTTATGTAATGCTACTTATTTTATTGATTTTGAGCCTATGGGGAGTGAGTTACTAGCTCTTTTGCGAGAAGCAGATTTAATAATAAAGTTCGACCCCTATTATAACTATATTCAAAAGAAAAAACACATCACTTACTTGATTGTTCCCATCCGAAATAAGAAGGGAATTCTCCAATTAAAAGTAGAGAGAAGACCATTTCAACATACCCCTACAGAAATTTTCTTGAAACGATCTCTAGCTATTGAACGACTTGCCCAGCTTACCGAAAAATTTGAATTGTGCCCTAGCTATACCGGTGTGCACAGTGTAAAAACAAAATGTAGCACCGTGAGTTTTAATAGTTGTAAAGGCATTTGTAGGGAAGAAGAATCCCTTGAAGCATACAATGACCGTGTAGCACAGGCACTAGATCATCTAAACAATGAGAATGAAAATTTCGTAGTATTTGAAAAAGGCCGGAGCAGCCAGGAAAAAGGTGTTGTTTTGATACTACACGGAGTGTATCAAGGCTTTGGGTTTGTAGACAAAAATGAATTGATACAAGGAACTTCTGACTTATTGCATGTTATTGATGCTAAAGAACATTCATACCATTCTGCTAAAATTATTTCAGCGTATCGAAAACGTAATCCGTATAAAATTAAACTTTTAGACTCCGAAAAATAG